One window from the genome of Cricetulus griseus strain 17A/GY chromosome 2, alternate assembly CriGri-PICRH-1.0, whole genome shotgun sequence encodes:
- the Ppcs gene encoding phosphopantothenate--cysteine ligase isoform X1, with the protein MAEMDLAADLPPPEGAARWADVMARFAASLGAQGRRVVLVTSGGTKVPLEARAVRFLDNFSSGRRGAKSVEVFLAAGYGVLFLYRARSAFPYAHRFPPQAWLSALRPSGPAQSGKLRLEAEENALPGFAAALQSYQEAAAAGTFLAIEFTTLADYLHLLQAAAQALSPLGSSAMFYLAAAVSDFYIPVSEMPEHKIHSSGGPLQITMKMVPKMLSPLVKDWAPKAFIVSFKLETDPSIIINRARNALEVYQHQVVVANILESIQSFVIIVTKDSETKLLLSEDEIAKGMVIEEKIVEDLRSRHTAFICDKN; encoded by the exons ATGGCGGAAATGGACCTGGCTGCGGACTTGCCGCCGCCCGAGGGTGCTGCGCGCTGGGCCGACGTTATGGCTCGCTTTGCGGCCAGCCTGGGCGCGCAGGGCCGGCGGGTGGTGCTGGTCACGTCAGGAGGTACCAAGGTCCCCCTGGAAGCGCGAGCCGTGCGCTTTCTGGACAACTTCAGCAGCGGGCGGCGCGGGGCAAAGTCAGTCGAGGTCTTCCTGGCTGCGGGTTACGGGGTCCTGTTCTTGTACCGAGCACGCTCGGCCTTCCCCTATGCCCATCGCTTCCCGCCTCAGGCCTGGCTGTCGGCCCTGCGACCTTCTGGCCCAGCCCAGtcagggaagctgaggctggaggccGAAGAGAATGCACTCCCGGGCTTTGCTGCAGCATTGCAGAGCTACCAAGAGGCAGCCGCTGCCGGCACCTTCTTGGCCATAGAATTCACCACTTTGGCGGACTACCTGCATCTGCTGCAGGCTGCGGCCCAGGCACTCAGCCCACTAG GCTCTTCTGCGATGTTTTACTTGGCTGCGGCAGTGTCAGATTTCTATATTCCTGTCTCCGAAATGCCTGAACACAAGATCCACTCGTCTGGTGGCCCACTGCAG ATAACAATGAAGATGGTGCCAAAAATGCTTTCTCCTCTGGTTAaagattgggctcccaaagcatTTATAGTTTCCTTTAAGCTGGAAACTGACCCCTCCATCATAATTAATCGTGCTCGGAATGCCTTGGAAGTTTATCAGCATCAAGTGGTGGTGGCCAATATCCTCGAGTCAATACAGTCCTTTGTGATCATTGTAACCAAAGACTCAGAAACCAAGTTACTGCTGTCAGAGGATGAAATAGCAAAAGGCATGGTGATAGAAGAGAAGATAGTAGAAGACCTTCGGTCACGACACACAGCTTTTATATGTGacaaaaactga
- the Ppcs gene encoding phosphopantothenate--cysteine ligase isoform X2, which produces MFYLAAAVSDFYIPVSEMPEHKIHSSGGPLQITMKMVPKMLSPLVKDWAPKAFIVSFKLETDPSIIINRARNALEVYQHQVVVANILESIQSFVIIVTKDSETKLLLSEDEIAKGMVIEEKIVEDLRSRHTAFICDKN; this is translated from the exons ATGTTTTACTTGGCTGCGGCAGTGTCAGATTTCTATATTCCTGTCTCCGAAATGCCTGAACACAAGATCCACTCGTCTGGTGGCCCACTGCAG ATAACAATGAAGATGGTGCCAAAAATGCTTTCTCCTCTGGTTAaagattgggctcccaaagcatTTATAGTTTCCTTTAAGCTGGAAACTGACCCCTCCATCATAATTAATCGTGCTCGGAATGCCTTGGAAGTTTATCAGCATCAAGTGGTGGTGGCCAATATCCTCGAGTCAATACAGTCCTTTGTGATCATTGTAACCAAAGACTCAGAAACCAAGTTACTGCTGTCAGAGGATGAAATAGCAAAAGGCATGGTGATAGAAGAGAAGATAGTAGAAGACCTTCGGTCACGACACACAGCTTTTATATGTGacaaaaactga
- the Ppcs gene encoding phosphopantothenate--cysteine ligase isoform X3, translated as MINAVVEITMKMVPKMLSPLVKDWAPKAFIVSFKLETDPSIIINRARNALEVYQHQVVVANILESIQSFVIIVTKDSETKLLLSEDEIAKGMVIEEKIVEDLRSRHTAFICDKN; from the exons ATGATAAATGCTGTAGTGGAG ATAACAATGAAGATGGTGCCAAAAATGCTTTCTCCTCTGGTTAaagattgggctcccaaagcatTTATAGTTTCCTTTAAGCTGGAAACTGACCCCTCCATCATAATTAATCGTGCTCGGAATGCCTTGGAAGTTTATCAGCATCAAGTGGTGGTGGCCAATATCCTCGAGTCAATACAGTCCTTTGTGATCATTGTAACCAAAGACTCAGAAACCAAGTTACTGCTGTCAGAGGATGAAATAGCAAAAGGCATGGTGATAGAAGAGAAGATAGTAGAAGACCTTCGGTCACGACACACAGCTTTTATATGTGacaaaaactga